One window of Chamaesiphon minutus PCC 6605 genomic DNA carries:
- a CDS encoding DUF4337 domain-containing protein, with amino-acid sequence MEENLGREPVEMQDDTIEALKEMKEELAEERSEQRQERQSLNLIGLSTAIFSTLAAIAAMQGGYFANEGMLSQIKSSNSWAQFQAKSTKRHIEESNITILQALQKPVPAKTTTEIDKLNREQEEIGREAQKIQAESQQNLARHELFARSVAALQVGISMGAIAALTRKQAIWYVGLGIATIGIGFMVAGTLPSQQQAISANSDKVSLIQKY; translated from the coding sequence ATGGAAGAAAATTTGGGCAGAGAACCTGTTGAGATGCAGGACGATACGATCGAAGCATTAAAAGAAATGAAGGAGGAGTTAGCCGAAGAAAGATCCGAGCAACGCCAGGAGCGTCAATCGCTAAACTTAATCGGTTTATCTACAGCTATTTTTTCAACCCTAGCCGCGATTGCGGCGATGCAAGGTGGTTACTTTGCCAATGAAGGGATGTTGTCCCAAATCAAATCGAGCAATAGTTGGGCGCAGTTTCAGGCGAAATCTACCAAGCGGCATATTGAAGAATCCAATATCACGATCTTGCAAGCTCTCCAGAAACCAGTTCCTGCTAAAACAACCACTGAGATCGACAAACTCAATCGGGAGCAAGAGGAGATTGGGCGGGAAGCACAGAAGATCCAAGCTGAATCACAACAGAATTTAGCGCGTCACGAGCTATTTGCGCGGAGTGTTGCAGCATTACAAGTGGGGATTTCGATGGGAGCAATAGCTGCTTTAACTCGGAAACAGGCAATTTGGTATGTGGGCTTGGGGATCGCCACAATTGGAATTGGATTTATGGTGGCGGGAACTTTACCCAGTCAGCAGCAGGCTATTTCTGCTAACTCAGATAAAGTTAGCTTAATTCAGAAGTATTAG
- a CDS encoding undecaprenyl-diphosphate phosphatase — translation MAYFLAVNSPETIDLGFVKLGWFKVLILGIVQGITELLPISSTAHMRIVPSLLGWQDPGTAFSAAMQMASLGAVFSYFWKEIESLVGGTIRSIADGNYRSRDFQLTLGLIIGTLPLGILGLLLKKTLNAPNSPMRGLVVIGVACIVMSLLLALAELRGTRERGFGKLTLNDGLLVGVAQALALIPGVSRSGSTLTAGLFLGMERETAAKFSFLLGLPAVTLAGAVELHALFKAGLDANGWFVLMVGLTSASISAFLAIYGLLRYLESQSTWIFVWYRLAIGLFLIFGSLQGFLH, via the coding sequence ATGGCGTATTTTTTAGCTGTAAATTCACCAGAAACAATCGATCTGGGATTTGTCAAGTTAGGTTGGTTTAAGGTTTTGATTCTGGGCATCGTCCAAGGCATTACCGAGCTATTGCCCATTAGCAGCACCGCTCACATGCGGATCGTGCCCAGCCTATTGGGGTGGCAAGATCCAGGGACAGCTTTTTCGGCGGCAATGCAGATGGCAAGTCTGGGAGCAGTTTTTTCTTACTTCTGGAAGGAGATTGAGAGCTTAGTTGGGGGCACGATAAGATCGATCGCCGATGGCAATTATCGATCGAGAGATTTCCAACTGACTCTAGGACTCATCATCGGGACGCTACCACTTGGTATCTTAGGTCTACTGCTCAAAAAAACACTCAACGCGCCTAATTCGCCCATGCGGGGTTTAGTCGTCATCGGGGTTGCTTGTATCGTCATGTCATTATTACTCGCTTTAGCAGAACTTCGAGGCACCAGAGAACGAGGATTTGGCAAGCTGACTCTTAATGATGGCTTGTTGGTTGGGGTTGCCCAAGCTCTAGCTCTAATTCCTGGAGTATCTCGATCGGGTTCGACACTCACGGCGGGGTTGTTTCTGGGGATGGAACGCGAAACTGCTGCCAAGTTTTCGTTTTTACTAGGATTGCCCGCAGTTACCTTAGCTGGTGCGGTAGAGTTACATGCGCTATTCAAAGCTGGACTCGATGCCAATGGCTGGTTTGTGCTGATGGTAGGATTGACTTCGGCGAGTATCTCGGCTTTTTTGGCTATTTATGGGCTATTGCGTTATCTGGAGAGTCAGAGCACCTGGATTTTTGTGTGGTATCGATTAGCGATTGGCTTATTTTTGATTTTCGGCTCGCTGCAAGGTTTTTTACACTAA
- a CDS encoding alkaline phosphatase family protein: MSGCSFLRPPLANTSPQIGVPTSASNSPNSNISKNITPADRAIPHYKHIFTIVAENKGYAQIIGSPNAPRINQFAKTYGLASNFYGEVHPSEANYVAMLGGSNFGIHDDDAFYCQSASSDAFCPHAHKPDYANHTITAKSLLDQLKQKGLTWKGYFENLPAPGSKAVVFPSGIRALYAVKHNGFMNFKSVQDAPDLTQKIVGLDRLSTDLKSGKVPNYSQIILNQCHEMHGLAECPNQDRLIQTGDAQIGKVVDQIMKSTIWSLPDNSAIVLTWDEDNNPAQKTDPQGCCGFDPKGSTNFGGGHIATIVITNHGARGIVDPTPYNHYSLLRTTEDALGIYEYLNEAGDLDKGVKPMKKLFALPVTRMN, translated from the coding sequence ATGAGTGGATGTTCTTTCTTACGTCCCCCTCTAGCGAATACATCTCCTCAAATTGGGGTACCGACCAGTGCTAGTAATAGCCCTAACTCCAACATCTCAAAAAATATCACGCCAGCAGATCGAGCAATTCCCCACTACAAACACATTTTTACGATCGTTGCTGAGAATAAAGGCTATGCCCAAATTATCGGCAGTCCTAACGCACCCAGAATCAACCAATTTGCTAAAACCTATGGGCTAGCGAGTAATTTTTACGGCGAAGTTCATCCCAGCGAAGCTAACTATGTTGCCATGCTTGGTGGCAGTAACTTTGGCATTCATGATGATGATGCTTTTTATTGTCAATCTGCTAGCTCCGATGCTTTTTGTCCCCATGCCCACAAACCTGACTATGCAAATCACACCATTACAGCTAAAAGTCTTCTCGACCAACTCAAACAGAAAGGATTGACCTGGAAAGGATACTTTGAAAATCTGCCTGCTCCTGGCTCGAAGGCGGTCGTTTTTCCGAGTGGGATTCGTGCTCTCTATGCTGTCAAACACAATGGATTCATGAACTTTAAGTCCGTGCAAGACGCTCCAGACTTGACGCAAAAAATTGTAGGTTTAGATCGGCTATCAACAGATCTTAAAAGTGGCAAAGTACCTAACTATAGTCAGATTATTCTCAATCAATGCCATGAAATGCACGGTCTGGCAGAATGTCCCAATCAAGACCGATTAATTCAAACTGGTGATGCTCAAATTGGTAAGGTGGTAGACCAAATTATGAAGTCCACGATTTGGTCTTTACCAGACAATAGTGCGATCGTTTTGACTTGGGATGAAGATAATAATCCCGCTCAAAAAACAGATCCTCAAGGCTGTTGTGGTTTTGACCCTAAAGGTTCAACTAACTTTGGGGGCGGACATATTGCTACTATTGTCATCACCAACCACGGCGCACGGGGGATCGTCGATCCTACTCCCTACAATCACTATTCTTTACTTCGCACGACTGAAGATGCGTTGGGGATTTATGAATATTTGAATGAAGCAGGAGATCTCGATAAAGGTGTCAAACCGATGAAGAAACTATTTGCACTTCCCGTCACCCGTATGAATTGA
- a CDS encoding NRAMP family divalent metal transporter, producing the protein MIPSTQKQPKTSNMPKSFLQQLGPGLITGASDDDPSGIGTYSQVGAQFGYAMLWTMLFSYPLMAAIQEISARIGRVTGHGIAGNMHRYYPRWLTYIIAGLLVIANVINLGADISAMGAALKLLIGGSAALYETIFAITCLLLQIFVPYAKYVNFLKWLTLVLFAYVATVFVVHVPWREALHATFVPSIEFKAQYLAGIIAVFGTTISPYLFFWQASEEVENIERAPNENALRDAPQQAPKQLGRIKADTYIGMGISNLIAFFIILTAAVTLHAHGKTDIQSSAQAAEALRPVAGEFAYALFTAGIIGTGLLAVPVLAGSAAYAVSGVFGWPASLEYKALQAKRFYGVLAVATLLGLSLDFTPIDPIKALFWAAVINGVLAGPVMVVIMLMATNPAVMGQFTLSRRLRLTGWLATAVMLIAAGSLFATWGK; encoded by the coding sequence ATGATACCTTCTACCCAAAAACAGCCAAAAACTAGCAATATGCCAAAAAGCTTTCTCCAGCAGCTTGGGCCAGGGTTGATTACGGGAGCATCAGATGACGACCCTAGTGGTATCGGTACTTATTCTCAAGTCGGTGCCCAGTTTGGCTATGCAATGCTCTGGACAATGCTATTTTCATATCCGTTGATGGCCGCAATTCAAGAAATCAGCGCACGGATCGGTCGGGTAACTGGACATGGCATCGCTGGCAACATGCACCGCTACTATCCGCGCTGGCTGACCTATATCATTGCCGGATTATTGGTAATTGCCAATGTTATCAATCTTGGTGCCGATATTAGCGCGATGGGTGCAGCTCTCAAGCTGCTAATTGGTGGGTCTGCTGCTCTATACGAAACAATTTTTGCGATAACCTGCTTGCTGTTGCAGATTTTTGTCCCCTATGCAAAATATGTGAATTTTCTCAAGTGGCTCACGCTGGTGCTATTTGCTTATGTAGCGACAGTATTTGTCGTGCATGTGCCTTGGCGTGAAGCTCTCCATGCGACCTTCGTACCATCGATCGAATTCAAAGCACAATACTTAGCTGGGATAATCGCAGTGTTCGGCACCACGATTAGTCCCTACTTATTCTTCTGGCAAGCTTCTGAGGAAGTAGAAAACATCGAACGCGCTCCTAATGAAAATGCACTGAGAGACGCTCCTCAACAAGCACCCAAACAGCTTGGGCGCATTAAAGCGGATACATATATCGGCATGGGTATCTCTAACCTGATTGCGTTCTTCATCATCCTGACCGCAGCAGTCACACTCCACGCGCATGGCAAAACGGATATTCAAAGCTCCGCTCAAGCGGCGGAAGCCTTACGTCCGGTTGCTGGGGAGTTTGCCTACGCGCTATTTACTGCCGGAATTATTGGCACGGGATTACTGGCAGTGCCCGTACTAGCAGGTTCGGCGGCATACGCCGTCAGCGGTGTGTTTGGTTGGCCTGCTAGTTTGGAGTACAAAGCACTGCAAGCTAAGCGGTTTTATGGCGTGCTGGCAGTGGCAACATTGCTGGGACTGAGTTTGGACTTCACACCGATCGATCCGATTAAGGCTTTATTTTGGGCGGCAGTGATTAATGGTGTTTTGGCTGGCCCAGTGATGGTAGTCATCATGCTGATGGCGACTAATCCGGCAGTGATGGGGCAATTTACCCTTTCTCGCCGCTTGAGACTAACAGGTTGGCTAGCAACTGCGGTGATGTTAATAGCGGCTGGCAGTCTATTTGCAACATGGGGCAAGTAA
- the lgt gene encoding prolipoprotein diacylglyceryl transferase, whose translation MSNLGLYSPDSLLAFLFTSPGSIIFQVGFLTFRWYGLLIASAVIIGVNLSQYLAKQRDIDPLLIQKLTIWLVVAALPCARLYYVIFQWSEYAGHPSDIFAIWKGGIAIHGAIIGGLVAILLFSRWHRISFWKLVDVVAPSLILGQAIGRWGNFFNSEAFGSPTNLPWKLYIPIQQRPPGFEGFEYFHPTFLYESLWNFSVLYLLLTLFARAAKPNSQIKDGTIFLVYLVTYSIGRFWIEGLRTDSLMLLNLLRIAQVISLTGILVGGIGLIWLYWLKRPLPDVDITRRCTSDNNL comes from the coding sequence ATGTCAAACTTAGGATTATATTCGCCTGACTCTCTGTTAGCTTTTCTGTTTACTTCTCCAGGATCGATTATTTTTCAGGTAGGCTTCCTCACATTTAGATGGTATGGATTGCTGATTGCCTCTGCTGTAATTATCGGTGTTAATTTATCTCAATATTTAGCCAAACAAAGAGATATCGATCCATTACTAATTCAAAAGTTAACGATCTGGCTGGTAGTTGCAGCACTTCCCTGTGCCCGTCTTTATTATGTCATTTTTCAATGGTCGGAATATGCTGGGCATCCTAGCGATATCTTCGCTATTTGGAAAGGAGGAATTGCGATTCATGGGGCTATTATTGGCGGTTTAGTCGCCATTTTACTTTTTTCTCGCTGGCACCGAATATCATTTTGGAAGTTAGTCGATGTCGTGGCTCCTTCATTAATTTTAGGGCAAGCGATCGGGCGATGGGGCAACTTTTTTAACTCTGAAGCATTTGGCTCCCCAACTAATTTACCGTGGAAGTTGTATATCCCCATCCAACAGCGACCGCCAGGATTTGAAGGTTTTGAATATTTCCACCCCACATTTTTGTATGAATCACTTTGGAATTTTTCAGTTCTATATCTACTCCTAACTCTATTCGCTCGTGCTGCCAAACCGAACTCTCAAATTAAAGATGGTACTATTTTTTTAGTGTATTTAGTAACTTATAGCATCGGTAGATTCTGGATTGAAGGACTACGCACTGATAGTCTGATGCTGTTAAACTTGCTGCGGATTGCTCAAGTAATTAGCCTTACAGGTATTCTGGTAGGCGGAATTGGCTTGATTTGGCTGTATTGGCTCAAACGTCCGCTGCCTGATGTGGATATAACCAGAAGATGCACATCAGATAACAATTTGTAA
- a CDS encoding MFS transporter: MLIALRRLPPNVWLIGAISLLNDTASDLVYPLIPLYLSSVLMAGPKALGIIEGIAEATSSILKLISGVLVDKTSHIKPWIVWGYGLAGFSRPLISIANSWVGVLGIRMLDRVGKGLRSSPRDALLAASVPPERRGLAFGLHRSMDNAGAVLGPILAALLLSYGFKVRDLFVISIVPAVLCLGMSLLIREPKNALAEVRRGKFSWNLQNLPIEFKRYLLAVVVFTLGNSSNMFLLLRARELGLPEAQVPLAWATISAIATIFGTPLSALSDKFGRTRSIAAGWLAYGLFYLCLGFLSPGNSVLLFGLFAFYGLFLAATEGVEKALVADLAPSAMLGTAYGWFNLASGIMLLPASIIFGWLYENAGATITFEFSASCAAVSTVLLFRVKLRSD, translated from the coding sequence TTGCTCATCGCTCTTCGGCGACTGCCACCTAATGTTTGGCTGATTGGTGCAATCAGCTTGCTCAACGATACAGCTAGCGATCTGGTGTATCCCCTAATTCCCCTGTATCTATCTTCCGTCTTAATGGCTGGGCCAAAAGCTTTGGGGATAATTGAGGGGATTGCTGAAGCCACTAGCAGTATTTTAAAGTTGATATCGGGGGTATTGGTCGATAAAACTAGCCATATCAAGCCTTGGATCGTCTGGGGCTATGGTTTAGCAGGTTTTAGTCGTCCGCTGATATCGATCGCCAATAGCTGGGTAGGCGTATTAGGGATTCGGATGCTCGACAGGGTTGGTAAAGGCTTGCGGAGTTCGCCTCGCGACGCGCTGCTAGCTGCTAGCGTCCCCCCAGAGCGTCGTGGTTTGGCTTTTGGATTACATCGATCGATGGACAATGCTGGTGCGGTGTTAGGGCCGATTTTAGCGGCTCTACTGCTGAGTTATGGATTTAAAGTTCGGGATCTATTTGTCATTTCGATCGTTCCAGCCGTCTTGTGCCTGGGGATGTCACTACTAATTCGAGAGCCAAAAAATGCGCTAGCTGAGGTTCGTCGTGGTAAATTTAGCTGGAATTTACAAAATTTACCGATCGAGTTTAAGCGTTATCTATTAGCGGTAGTGGTGTTTACCCTGGGTAATTCTTCCAATATGTTCTTATTACTCCGCGCTAGGGAATTGGGATTACCAGAAGCGCAAGTGCCGTTAGCCTGGGCAACTATTTCTGCAATCGCCACGATCTTTGGCACGCCATTATCAGCATTATCCGACAAATTTGGCAGAACTCGTTCGATCGCCGCTGGCTGGTTAGCCTATGGATTATTTTATTTATGCTTGGGATTTTTATCGCCTGGAAACTCAGTTTTACTGTTTGGCTTATTTGCTTTCTATGGTTTGTTTCTAGCAGCTACAGAGGGCGTAGAAAAAGCTCTAGTCGCAGATTTAGCTCCATCGGCAATGTTAGGTACAGCTTATGGATGGTTTAATCTGGCAAGCGGGATTATGTTACTACCTGCGTCAATTATTTTTGGTTGGCTTTATGAAAATGCAGGGGCTACAATCACTTTTGAATTTTCAGCAAGCTGTGCTGCGGTGTCAACAGTACTGTTATTTAGAGTTAAGCTAAGATCGGATTAA
- a CDS encoding PepSY domain-containing protein → MNISPKYLAIAAVGILGLAGFSSLAYANQGQSNTIVAPQKIAEASDGDGETNDDAQDKQESAKLQTLAKITPEQARQFAEANQGGKASNVKLENEDGNVVYAVAIGQKEVKVDAGNGQVLYTESANSEGSEVKHPNSSIRVAEVSDGDGETNDDAT, encoded by the coding sequence ATGAACATTTCTCCTAAATATTTGGCAATCGCGGCTGTTGGAATTCTCGGTTTGGCTGGCTTTAGCAGTCTAGCTTATGCTAACCAAGGACAATCGAATACGATCGTCGCCCCTCAAAAAATTGCCGAAGCCAGCGATGGCGACGGCGAAACAAATGATGATGCTCAAGACAAACAAGAGTCAGCTAAACTGCAAACTCTAGCCAAAATTACTCCCGAACAAGCACGGCAATTTGCCGAAGCTAATCAAGGTGGTAAAGCTAGCAACGTGAAGCTCGAAAATGAAGATGGTAATGTAGTTTATGCTGTAGCCATCGGTCAAAAAGAGGTCAAAGTAGATGCGGGTAACGGTCAAGTACTCTATACCGAGTCTGCTAACAGTGAAGGAAGCGAAGTAAAACATCCCAATAGCAGCATCCGCGTCGCTGAAGTTAGCGATGGCGATGGTGAAACTAATGATGATGCTACATAA
- a CDS encoding membrane-anchored protein, which translates to MNITSRSNRVPEVIGSFWIIKVLATTVGETGADYLSTNLKLGLSGTSYIMSGILLLALFNQFRLKRYVPVSYWVVVVLMSITGTLITDRLVDELKVSLVTIIIVFSIILAVVFAVWYANEKTLAMHSINTPKRELFYWAAILVTFALGTATGDYLAEALKLGYLQAALLFGAAIAAIAIGHFYFRMNAVLAFWLAYILTRPLGASIGDLLSQPAKNGGYGLGTVGTSIIFLCIITSLIIYLSLKQKRVDHSSIDW; encoded by the coding sequence ATGAATATAACTAGTAGATCGAATCGGGTTCCAGAAGTCATCGGCTCGTTCTGGATAATTAAGGTGTTAGCAACAACAGTAGGTGAAACTGGGGCAGATTATCTGTCCACAAATCTCAAACTTGGTTTGAGCGGAACATCTTATATTATGAGTGGTATATTGTTACTCGCTCTCTTCAATCAATTCAGATTAAAACGTTACGTACCTGTCAGTTACTGGGTTGTTGTCGTGCTAATGAGTATCACGGGAACACTCATCACCGATCGATTGGTAGATGAGCTTAAAGTTAGTTTAGTTACCATTATTATAGTTTTTAGTATTATCTTGGCAGTTGTTTTTGCAGTTTGGTATGCCAATGAAAAAACATTAGCAATGCACTCCATTAATACACCTAAAAGGGAACTATTTTATTGGGCAGCTATTTTAGTAACATTTGCATTGGGCACGGCGACAGGAGATTATCTCGCCGAAGCTTTGAAGTTAGGGTATTTACAAGCTGCACTGTTATTTGGGGCTGCAATTGCTGCAATAGCGATCGGTCATTTTTACTTTAGAATGAATGCAGTCTTAGCATTTTGGCTAGCTTATATCCTGACTCGTCCGCTCGGTGCATCGATCGGCGATCTCCTATCTCAACCTGCAAAAAATGGTGGCTATGGTTTGGGGACAGTAGGTACTAGTATTATTTTTCTTTGTATTATTACCAGTCTGATTATTTATCTGAGCCTAAAACAAAAGAGAGTTGACCACTCATCGATCGACTGGTAG
- a CDS encoding membrane-anchored protein has product MKATTNTNEQDILSKVPAVTLSFWIVKILATTLGETGGDALSMSMNFGYLVSTGIFAGIFLIAVLAQIAAKKFHPLLYWTTIIATTTVGTTLADFVDRSLGIGYAGGTAILICLLLASLVLWYRTLGSIAVHTVKSPKAEMFYWVTIMFSQTLGTALGDWTADTAGLGYTGGAIVFGTMLVAVAVAYYQTNISQTVLFWAAFILTRPLGAVVGDFLDKPIAKGGLNLSRYTASAILLVLILACIFIFPQKPAKKGH; this is encoded by the coding sequence ATGAAGGCAACAACAAATACCAACGAGCAAGATATTCTCAGTAAAGTTCCAGCAGTAACTTTGAGCTTCTGGATCGTCAAGATCCTGGCTACAACCCTGGGCGAGACAGGTGGGGATGCCTTGTCGATGTCGATGAATTTCGGCTATCTCGTCAGTACTGGCATCTTTGCAGGCATATTTTTGATTGCAGTATTAGCTCAGATTGCTGCAAAGAAATTTCATCCGCTCCTGTACTGGACGACAATTATTGCCACGACAACAGTGGGAACCACGTTGGCAGATTTTGTCGATCGTTCGCTGGGCATCGGCTATGCGGGTGGAACGGCAATATTAATCTGCTTACTGTTAGCGTCACTAGTCTTGTGGTACCGGACTCTGGGTTCGATCGCCGTGCATACGGTGAAATCGCCCAAAGCTGAAATGTTTTATTGGGTGACGATTATGTTTTCGCAAACCTTGGGTACTGCGCTCGGCGATTGGACAGCCGATACAGCAGGTCTGGGGTATACAGGTGGTGCGATCGTGTTTGGCACGATGTTAGTGGCAGTTGCAGTTGCCTACTACCAAACCAACATCTCCCAAACCGTACTATTTTGGGCGGCTTTTATCCTGACTCGTCCACTTGGCGCGGTTGTCGGCGACTTTCTAGATAAACCCATCGCTAAAGGGGGGCTGAATTTGAGCCGTTACACAGCATCGGCGATCCTTCTAGTATTAATCCTGGCGTGCATCTTTATTTTTCCGCAAAAACCAGCCAAAAAAGGACATTGA
- a CDS encoding ATP-grasp domain-containing protein, whose product MNILLTSVGRRVELLKAFLQSMYRLSSREAAPTKITGKIITADFKRSAPASFLADTAELVPKINDPTYIDSLLDICDRHSIDLLIPLIDTELQLLSLHQQRFRDRGVTLVTSSAATNEICYSKKKTSTFFKEIGVKTPIIYELDRVTELDLPLIIKPDTGSSSIGLHYVQNQVELEFFSNYVEDAIVQQLITGEEYTIDVLVDFHGNVISIVPRLRLETRAGEISKGITVKNPALIAAAKQVVESLPGAIGCITVQCFLQPDGEIVFIEINPRFGGGYPLSYQAGANFPGWLMQLYLGERPKVAIDEWEDGLAMLRYDDALFVKTNEISFSLKD is encoded by the coding sequence ATGAATATTTTACTAACAAGTGTAGGTAGAAGAGTCGAACTACTCAAAGCTTTTCTCCAGTCAATGTATCGACTCTCTTCACGAGAGGCTGCGCCAACGAAAATCACTGGCAAGATAATTACTGCCGATTTTAAAAGAAGTGCTCCAGCTTCTTTCCTTGCAGATACAGCCGAGCTTGTCCCTAAAATTAACGACCCTACCTATATAGACAGTTTACTAGATATCTGCGATCGACACTCGATCGATCTACTCATTCCATTAATCGACACAGAACTTCAACTCCTGTCACTCCATCAGCAGCGGTTTCGAGATCGTGGAGTCACTCTAGTCACATCATCAGCAGCAACAAATGAAATCTGTTATAGCAAGAAGAAAACAAGTACCTTTTTCAAAGAAATTGGTGTCAAGACACCGATAATCTATGAATTAGATCGAGTTACAGAGCTAGATTTACCACTGATAATCAAACCCGACACTGGTAGTTCTAGTATCGGACTACATTATGTTCAGAATCAGGTCGAGCTAGAATTCTTCTCAAATTATGTCGAAGATGCGATCGTCCAACAGCTCATTACTGGTGAAGAATATACAATCGATGTTTTAGTCGATTTTCACGGTAACGTAATATCGATCGTTCCGAGATTGAGACTTGAAACTAGAGCAGGGGAAATCAGCAAAGGGATTACTGTCAAAAATCCAGCTTTAATTGCTGCGGCAAAACAAGTAGTCGAATCTTTGCCTGGAGCGATCGGTTGTATTACCGTTCAGTGCTTTTTACAGCCTGATGGTGAAATTGTATTTATCGAAATTAATCCCCGTTTTGGTGGGGGTTATCCTCTATCTTATCAAGCTGGAGCAAATTTTCCTGGTTGGCTGATGCAGTTATATCTGGGCGAACGTCCTAAAGTAGCGATCGATGAATGGGAAGATGGTTTGGCAATGCTCCGTTATGATGATGCTCTCTTTGTTAAGACTAATGAGATTTCATTTTCACTTAAAGATTGA
- a CDS encoding PepSY domain-containing protein has translation MKPSVKVSLIAAVVATMGIGGITKMVSASSPSTSLMAVAQEKVALSESSTDEASEIAKLQPLAKISASQARQTAEVAQGNKASNVQLENEDGNLVYAVNIGQNEVKVDAGNGKILYTDNTAKEGSESEGSRPRSSIQVAEVEKGETNDDGK, from the coding sequence ATGAAACCCTCAGTAAAAGTCAGTCTCATTGCCGCAGTAGTCGCTACTATGGGTATCGGTGGTATTACCAAAATGGTATCGGCATCGTCACCGAGTACATCATTAATGGCAGTTGCCCAAGAGAAAGTAGCCTTGAGCGAATCATCTACTGATGAAGCGAGCGAAATAGCTAAACTTCAGCCCCTGGCTAAAATCTCAGCCAGCCAAGCACGACAAACAGCAGAAGTAGCACAAGGAAATAAAGCCAGTAACGTTCAGCTAGAAAATGAAGACGGTAACTTAGTTTATGCTGTAAATATCGGACAAAATGAAGTTAAAGTTGATGCGGGAAATGGAAAGATTCTCTATACGGATAATACAGCCAAAGAGGGATCGGAATCAGAAGGTTCTCGCCCGCGTAGCAGCATTCAAGTAGCTGAAGTGGAAAAGGGTGAAACTAATGATGATGGTAAATAA
- a CDS encoding phosphatase PAP2 family protein codes for MHDLRSHRQNLINSLRQQGVLLIGYLLILSIVAWLCTEVWEREAFSFDRSLLLWIHQFANPQLDGVMLFITALGNPGMVVTVFISTIAWLGMKRRYSDGIRFLIICAGGVSFNYVMKLFFAKPRPELWTRLISETSFSFPSGHAVGSMVVYGFIGYILAREFPIYQRYIYTAASILIIAIGFSRLYLGVHYPTDIIAGYGVGILWLTTCLKVRR; via the coding sequence ATGCACGATCTTCGCTCTCATCGCCAGAATTTAATTAATAGCTTGCGCCAGCAAGGAGTATTGCTGATTGGCTATCTGCTTATCCTCAGTATTGTTGCTTGGCTGTGTACCGAAGTGTGGGAGAGAGAAGCATTTAGCTTCGATCGATCTTTACTGCTCTGGATTCATCAATTTGCTAATCCTCAATTAGATGGTGTGATGCTATTTATTACCGCACTAGGTAATCCAGGTATGGTAGTAACAGTCTTTATTAGTACGATCGCTTGGCTGGGGATGAAAAGGCGATACTCTGATGGCATCAGATTTTTGATTATTTGTGCGGGTGGAGTATCATTCAATTATGTAATGAAGTTATTTTTTGCCAAACCTCGCCCCGAACTATGGACGCGATTAATTAGTGAAACTTCCTTTTCTTTTCCGAGCGGCCACGCTGTTGGTTCGATGGTTGTGTATGGTTTTATTGGTTATATCTTAGCTAGAGAGTTCCCTATTTATCAAAGATATATTTATACTGCTGCTAGTATTTTGATTATCGCGATCGGCTTTAGTCGCTTGTATTTGGGCGTACACTATCCCACTGATATTATTGCCGGATATGGGGTAGGTATCCTATGGCTGACCACTTGTTTGAAAGTAAGACGCTAA